One genomic segment of Chitinibacter sp. FCG-7 includes these proteins:
- a CDS encoding cell division protein FtsQ/DivIB, with the protein MWIANLLTGLAMLLLFYSLLFLAVHSPLFPVKRIKVDGELRHTTREQLQYVIKNELKGTFFTLDLNKTRQDFEKLPWVRRVEVRRRWPDRLEVNIEEHRAIARWGSSALLNQYGEQFDAASNEALPVLEGPEGAERVMVEGLLRLNEITQPLGKKPTQIWLSERRAWRMELDKQLMIEVGRDEPIERVERFVKAYPNSLALLQQSFEYIDLRYPNGFAVRLPDYVPLEPGKLDAQGKPVVVKPKAVKASA; encoded by the coding sequence ATGTGGATCGCCAATCTATTGACTGGTCTGGCCATGTTATTGCTGTTTTATTCGCTACTGTTTTTAGCGGTGCATTCGCCGCTATTTCCGGTGAAGCGAATTAAAGTCGATGGTGAATTGCGGCATACCACGCGTGAGCAATTGCAGTATGTAATTAAGAACGAATTAAAAGGGACGTTTTTCACGCTGGATTTAAATAAAACCCGGCAAGATTTTGAAAAATTGCCCTGGGTGCGCCGAGTTGAAGTGCGTCGGCGTTGGCCTGATCGGCTGGAAGTGAATATTGAGGAGCATCGCGCCATTGCCCGCTGGGGATCAAGCGCCTTGTTAAATCAGTATGGCGAACAATTTGATGCGGCGAGTAATGAAGCCTTGCCAGTATTGGAAGGCCCGGAAGGGGCAGAACGGGTGATGGTTGAGGGCCTATTGCGGCTCAATGAAATTACCCAGCCGCTGGGGAAAAAGCCCACGCAGATCTGGCTGTCCGAGCGGCGAGCTTGGCGAATGGAGCTGGATAAGCAGCTGATGATTGAAGTGGGGCGTGATGAGCCCATCGAGCGGGTCGAGCGTTTTGTCAAAGCCTATCCCAATTCCTTGGCGCTGCTGCAGCAGTCATTTGAATATATTGATTTGCGCTATCCGAATGGATTTGCCGTGAGGTTGCCTGATTATGTGCCGCTTGAGCCGGGCAAGCTCGATGCTCAGGGAAAACCGGTAGTCGTCAAACCGAAAGCCGTAAAGGCTTCGGCATGA
- the ftsA gene encoding cell division protein FtsA, with protein MTRDAKNLIVGLDIGTSKVVAVVADVTEDGSLNVVGMGSASSKGLKRGVVVDIEKTVGAIQAALGEAELMADCKISEVYTGIAGSHIKSLNSHGMVAIKDKEVTQADIDRVIETASAVNIPADHQVLHILSQEYVIDGQEDVKEPLGMSGVRLEVRVHIVSGAVSAVQNITKCVRRCGLEIAEVVLQPLASAHAVLTDDERDLGVCLVDIGGGTTDMAVFINGAIRHTAVIPIAGDQITNDIAMALRTPTGEAENIKIQHGVALRHMTDPQTMIEVPGVGERGARQMSRHTLAEVIEPRVEELYSFVQAELRRVNLEDRLSSGIVITGGASLMPGMTELAEEIFHMPVRLGLPRYVGGLAEVVKNPRYSTAVGLLLVARQQMQKSPGQRGKDGSIGDIFGRMKSWFQNNF; from the coding sequence GTGACTAGGGACGCAAAAAATCTCATCGTGGGGCTAGATATCGGAACGTCGAAAGTCGTTGCGGTGGTTGCGGACGTGACCGAGGACGGCTCGCTCAATGTTGTCGGCATGGGCTCGGCCTCATCCAAAGGCCTCAAACGCGGTGTCGTGGTTGATATCGAAAAAACCGTCGGTGCAATTCAGGCTGCATTGGGCGAGGCCGAATTAATGGCCGATTGCAAAATCAGTGAGGTCTACACCGGAATTGCTGGTAGCCATATCAAGAGCCTTAATTCACACGGTATGGTGGCCATTAAAGATAAAGAAGTCACTCAGGCCGATATTGACCGCGTGATTGAAACGGCCAGTGCGGTGAATATTCCGGCTGATCATCAGGTGCTGCATATTTTGTCGCAGGAATATGTGATTGATGGTCAGGAAGATGTGAAAGAGCCATTAGGCATGTCGGGTGTGCGTCTGGAAGTGCGGGTACATATTGTTTCTGGCGCGGTTTCTGCGGTGCAGAATATTACCAAATGCGTTCGCCGTTGCGGTTTGGAAATTGCCGAAGTGGTATTGCAGCCATTGGCCAGCGCGCATGCGGTATTAACCGATGATGAACGTGATTTAGGTGTTTGTTTGGTTGATATTGGCGGTGGCACCACTGATATGGCGGTATTTATTAATGGCGCAATTCGTCATACCGCGGTTATTCCAATTGCCGGTGATCAAATTACCAATGACATTGCCATGGCATTACGCACGCCAACGGGTGAAGCCGAAAATATCAAGATTCAGCATGGTGTGGCATTGCGCCATATGACTGATCCGCAAACGATGATTGAAGTGCCCGGAGTGGGCGAGCGTGGTGCGCGACAAATGAGCCGCCATACGCTGGCTGAAGTGATTGAGCCACGCGTTGAAGAATTATATAGCTTTGTTCAGGCCGAATTGCGTCGCGTTAATCTGGAAGATCGATTATCAAGCGGTATTGTTATTACCGGCGGTGCTTCATTAATGCCGGGAATGACCGAATTGGCAGAAGAAATATTCCATATGCCGGTTCGATTGGGTTTACCACGTTATGTGGGTGGATTGGCCGAGGTGGTTAAAAACCCGCGCTATTCAACTGCAGTGGGTTTATTGCTGGTGGCTCGGCAACAAATGCAAAAATCCCCTGGGCAAAGGGGTAAAGATGGCTCTATTGGAGACATTTTTGGCCGAATGAAGTCTTGGTTTCAAAATAACTTTTGA
- the ftsZ gene encoding cell division protein FtsZ, protein MALTIEVPEVSHHVNIKVIGVGGAGCNAINNMIEHHMQGVDFISSNTDAQVLKLSKADNVVQLGAELTKGFGAGCNPDIGRQAAEEDREHIAELISGADLLFITAGMGGGTGTGAAPVIAQVAREKGILTVGVVTKPGLDEGGRQKVAQAGIDELSRYVDSLIVVSNQKLEEVLGDDVTIDEAFRAADDVLRNAVGSIVEIIQYPGFINVDFADVKTVMREMGMAMMGSAYATGPDRAIRATEDAIRSPLLDNISFKGARGVLVNFSASRASLKKSETRQALEIIEAHVAEGALVKHGVVYDESLGDEIRVTLVATGLGGGRDMNKPQLSVVSSQTMKTGTDNVGYDDALDTPAIWRNNRRNPAPEAASARPAMSNIDMDIPAFLRRQAD, encoded by the coding sequence ATGGCATTAACTATTGAAGTTCCAGAGGTATCGCATCACGTCAATATCAAGGTCATTGGTGTTGGTGGTGCCGGTTGTAATGCAATCAACAATATGATCGAACACCATATGCAAGGTGTTGATTTTATTTCTTCCAATACCGATGCGCAGGTATTGAAATTATCCAAAGCTGATAATGTGGTTCAGTTGGGCGCTGAATTGACTAAAGGTTTTGGCGCGGGTTGTAATCCCGATATTGGCCGTCAGGCGGCTGAAGAAGATCGCGAGCATATTGCCGAATTGATTTCTGGCGCAGATTTATTATTTATCACTGCCGGTATGGGCGGTGGTACAGGCACTGGCGCGGCGCCTGTGATTGCACAAGTGGCGCGTGAAAAAGGCATTCTGACCGTGGGCGTGGTGACCAAGCCAGGTCTGGACGAAGGTGGTCGCCAGAAAGTGGCGCAAGCCGGTATCGATGAATTGTCACGCTACGTTGATTCATTGATTGTCGTATCAAATCAGAAGCTTGAAGAAGTGCTGGGCGACGATGTCACCATCGACGAAGCATTCCGCGCTGCTGATGATGTACTGCGCAATGCCGTGGGTTCGATTGTTGAGATTATTCAATACCCAGGTTTTATTAACGTCGACTTTGCCGATGTTAAAACCGTGATGCGCGAAATGGGCATGGCGATGATGGGCTCGGCCTATGCGACTGGTCCAGATCGTGCGATTCGCGCCACTGAAGATGCTATTCGCAGCCCATTACTCGACAACATCAGCTTTAAAGGTGCGCGTGGCGTGCTGGTGAATTTCTCCGCATCGCGCGCGTCGTTGAAAAAATCAGAAACTCGCCAAGCCTTGGAAATCATCGAAGCTCATGTTGCTGAAGGTGCACTGGTTAAACATGGTGTGGTTTACGATGAGTCGCTGGGCGACGAGATCCGCGTGACGTTGGTGGCGACGGGTTTAGGTGGCGGTCGCGACATGAATAAGCCGCAACTGTCAGTCGTTAGCAGCCAAACAATGAAGACCGGTACGGATAATGTGGGCTATGACGACGCCTTGGATACGCCGGCAATCTGGCGTAACAATCGTCGCAATCCGGCACCGGAAGCAGCTTCAGCGCGTCCGGCAATGTCGAATATTGATATGGATATTCCGGCCTTTTTGCGCCGTCAAGCAGACTAA
- the lpxC gene encoding UDP-3-O-acyl-N-acetylglucosamine deacetylase produces the protein MFLQRTLKSTIRATGVGLHSGEKVTLTLRPAAADHGIVFQRSDLPESKPFKVGPDLVNDTRLSSTLVQDGVRVGTIEHLMSAFAGLGIDNVLVDVDAPEMPIMDGSAAPFIYLLQSAGIRELNKPKQFVRVLKPIEVHDGDKWVKFEPHDGYKVALTIDFQHPAFKKSAQKIEIDFAHTNYISEIARARTFGFIHEVEYLRANGLARGGNMDNAVVIDEFRVLNDGGLRFEDEFVRHKILDAIGDLYILGFPLIASFSGYKSGHAMNNKLLRAMLADRDSYEIVTFNDDDHVPSSFHDLPPLSI, from the coding sequence ATGTTTTTACAACGAACCTTGAAAAGCACCATCCGTGCAACCGGCGTGGGTTTGCATTCGGGCGAAAAAGTGACCCTCACTTTGCGCCCCGCTGCCGCCGACCATGGCATAGTGTTTCAACGCTCTGATTTGCCCGAGTCAAAGCCCTTCAAGGTTGGCCCCGATCTGGTAAACGACACGCGACTCTCCTCGACGCTCGTCCAAGACGGCGTGCGTGTCGGCACCATCGAGCATCTGATGTCGGCGTTTGCCGGCCTTGGCATCGACAATGTACTGGTCGATGTCGATGCCCCGGAAATGCCGATTATGGATGGTTCTGCTGCACCGTTTATTTACCTGCTGCAAAGTGCTGGTATTCGCGAGCTCAATAAACCCAAACAATTTGTCCGTGTGCTCAAGCCAATCGAAGTGCACGATGGTGATAAATGGGTCAAATTTGAACCGCACGATGGCTATAAAGTCGCGCTGACGATTGATTTTCAGCATCCTGCCTTTAAAAAATCCGCCCAGAAAATCGAAATCGATTTTGCCCACACCAATTACATTAGCGAAATTGCCCGCGCGCGTACTTTTGGTTTTATCCACGAAGTTGAATATCTGCGTGCGAATGGTTTAGCGCGCGGCGGCAATATGGATAATGCCGTCGTGATCGACGAATTTCGCGTCTTAAACGACGGCGGTTTGCGCTTTGAAGACGAATTTGTCCGCCATAAAATTCTTGATGCGATTGGCGATTTGTATATTCTGGGCTTTCCGCTGATTGCGTCGTTTTCCGGCTATAAATCCGGTCACGCCATGAATAACAAATTGCTGCGTGCCATGCTGGCTGACCGCGACAGCTATGAAATCGTGACGTTTAACGACGATGATCATGTGCCATCGTCGTTCCATGACCTTCCTCCCCTGAGTATCTAG
- a CDS encoding 16S rRNA (uracil(1498)-N(3))-methyltransferase encodes MALPRFYVDTPLALAQEFDLPEAVARHVQVLRMQPDERVTLFNGLGGEYQGIITAMGKKSVTVQVQSFDPVDRESPLQLTLVQAVSASDRMDYTVQKAAELGVSVFQPVISQYCQQRYSGERAEKRIAHWQGIAASAAEQCGRTRLMAIRPIITFAQFLAAKDESELKLLMCPTGAIHHSALPEKVESVTVLVGPEGGYSTEEDNQAISQGYTSLILGPRIFRTETVAPVIAGLLQLRYGDFA; translated from the coding sequence ATGGCTTTACCCCGTTTTTATGTCGATACTCCGCTAGCATTGGCACAAGAGTTTGATTTACCCGAAGCCGTTGCGCGGCATGTGCAGGTGCTGCGGATGCAGCCCGACGAGAGGGTGACGCTGTTTAACGGTCTGGGTGGCGAATATCAGGGCATCATCACCGCGATGGGCAAGAAAAGTGTGACAGTGCAGGTGCAATCATTTGACCCAGTCGATCGCGAATCGCCTTTGCAGCTCACATTGGTGCAGGCCGTATCGGCGTCGGACCGGATGGATTACACGGTGCAAAAAGCCGCCGAACTCGGTGTGAGTGTTTTTCAGCCGGTGATTTCGCAATATTGCCAGCAGCGTTACAGCGGCGAGCGCGCCGAAAAACGCATCGCACATTGGCAAGGTATCGCTGCCAGCGCCGCCGAGCAATGCGGTCGCACGCGCTTGATGGCCATTCGTCCCATCATCACTTTTGCGCAATTTCTGGCGGCTAAGGACGAGAGTGAACTCAAACTGTTGATGTGTCCCACCGGGGCCATCCATCATTCGGCTTTGCCGGAAAAGGTGGAATCGGTCACCGTATTGGTGGGGCCAGAAGGGGGGTATTCGACTGAAGAAGACAATCAGGCTATCTCACAGGGCTATACCTCGCTGATTCTTGGGCCGCGGATTTTCCGCACCGAAACCGTTGCTCCGGTGATCGCCGGCCTGTTGCAGCTGCGCTATGGTGATTTTGCCTAG
- the msbA gene encoding lipid A export permease/ATP-binding protein MsbA codes for MNTRVLYRRLLTHFRPYLWVIIATIICMALASAAEALLTLLLKPLVDNNLSSADSLVKQAAWIVPAQLFGLAVLRFIGNFGNDYGNAWLASRVMRDFREKIYGKLMRLPTRYFDQSSTGVLLSRVTYDVTQVMEAGTSTLTGLVRDGVAVIGFLAVMFYSSWRLTLFCLVLLPVVALSIRVVAKRQRRLARETQDKMGEMNSRLDESLSGQRIVKVFGGQNAEVRRFADVNNRVMSLGIKQGLMVAINSGTIVLLIGMTVSVVLYFASLQAQAGQLSAGSFLSFIAAMVAIQGPVRNLTKINERLHRGLAAAESIFALLDEHEEPDHGQHRVQRVRGEIELNALKFSYQPDHKPALDGVSLHISPGQTIALVGQSGSGKTTLANLLPRFYDASEGQITLDGVPLADYQLGNLRSHIALVAQDMVLFNDTVTANIAYGSAEVDMDRVRAAAQAAHASEFIDKMPNGFDELLGENGGRLSGGQRQRLAIARAIYKDAPVLILDEATSALDTESERKVQEALEFLMQGRTTLVIAHRLSTIEKADLIVVMQSGRIVEQGTHAALLAKQGMYAQMHAVQFSIES; via the coding sequence ATGAATACCCGCGTCCTTTATCGCCGTCTGCTGACACATTTTCGCCCCTATCTGTGGGTGATTATCGCAACCATCATCTGTATGGCGCTGGCCTCGGCGGCTGAGGCTCTGCTCACGCTGCTGCTCAAACCCCTGGTCGACAATAATCTGAGCAGTGCCGATAGCCTGGTGAAACAGGCGGCGTGGATTGTGCCAGCGCAATTATTTGGTCTGGCCGTGCTGCGTTTTATCGGTAATTTCGGCAATGATTACGGCAATGCCTGGCTGGCTTCGCGTGTGATGCGCGATTTTCGCGAAAAAATCTACGGCAAATTGATGCGCCTGCCGACGCGCTATTTTGACCAGTCGTCCACCGGCGTGTTGCTCTCGCGGGTGACTTACGATGTCACGCAGGTGATGGAGGCGGGAACGTCAACGCTCACCGGCTTGGTGCGCGATGGCGTCGCCGTGATCGGTTTTCTGGCGGTGATGTTTTATTCGAGCTGGCGTTTAACGCTGTTCTGTCTGGTGTTGCTGCCGGTGGTGGCGCTGAGTATACGCGTGGTGGCCAAGCGCCAGCGCCGACTGGCGCGCGAAACGCAGGACAAAATGGGCGAAATGAATTCGCGGCTGGATGAATCGCTGTCCGGGCAGCGCATTGTCAAGGTGTTTGGCGGGCAGAATGCCGAGGTGCGCCGTTTTGCCGACGTGAATAATCGCGTGATGAGTCTGGGCATCAAGCAGGGCCTGATGGTGGCGATCAACTCGGGCACCATCGTGCTGCTGATCGGCATGACCGTGTCGGTGGTGCTATATTTTGCCAGCCTGCAGGCGCAAGCCGGGCAGCTGAGCGCCGGTTCCTTCCTGTCGTTTATCGCCGCCATGGTGGCGATCCAGGGGCCGGTGCGCAATCTGACCAAAATCAACGAGCGGCTGCATCGCGGTTTGGCGGCTGCCGAGTCGATTTTTGCCTTGCTCGATGAGCACGAAGAGCCTGATCACGGCCAGCATCGTGTCCAGCGGGTTCGCGGCGAGATTGAGCTTAATGCGCTGAAGTTCAGCTATCAGCCCGATCATAAACCGGCGCTGGATGGTGTGTCGTTGCACATTTCGCCGGGGCAAACCATTGCGCTGGTTGGGCAGTCGGGCAGCGGTAAAACCACGCTGGCCAATCTGCTACCGCGTTTTTACGACGCCAGTGAAGGGCAGATTACGCTCGATGGTGTACCGCTGGCCGATTATCAACTGGGCAATTTGCGCTCGCATATTGCACTGGTTGCGCAGGACATGGTGCTGTTCAATGACACGGTGACGGCAAATATTGCCTACGGCAGCGCAGAGGTCGATATGGATCGCGTACGCGCCGCTGCACAAGCGGCACACGCGAGCGAGTTTATCGACAAAATGCCGAATGGTTTTGACGAGCTGCTGGGCGAAAATGGCGGGCGGCTATCCGGTGGCCAGCGCCAGCGTCTGGCGATTGCACGGGCGATTTACAAAGATGCCCCGGTGTTGATTCTGGACGAAGCCACCAGCGCGCTTGATACCGAATCGGAGCGCAAAGTGCAGGAAGCGCTGGAGTTTCTAATGCAAGGCCGCACGACCTTGGTGATTGCGCATCGACTCTCAACGATTGAAAAAGCCGATCTAATCGTGGTGATGCAAAGCGGCCGGATTGTCGAGCAGGGCACGCACGCAGCGCTGCTGGCCAAGCAGGGTATGTATGCACAAATGCATGCAGTGCAATTCAGTATTGAATCCTGA
- a CDS encoding glycosyltransferase family 2 protein produces MPTLGVAIISKNAAAHLASCLAAVSWADQIVVLDSGSSDETESLARAAGVRFEQTSDWPGFGIQKNRAIALLDTDWVLALDTDEIVSPELAQAIRHAIAEPQADVYRLERRSAFCGQWVAHSGWNNDWVARLFKRGAAHYSDDLVHERLVHSAAAQPLTGKLLHYSYDDFETVLNKINSYSSAGAAQRFAKGKQASLGMAILRGLWAFWRTYLLKRGFLDGRAGFLIALMNAETTFYRFVKLEQLGRVSAHSKEQ; encoded by the coding sequence ATGCCGACACTGGGCGTTGCGATTATCAGCAAAAATGCGGCCGCGCATCTGGCTTCGTGCCTCGCTGCCGTCAGCTGGGCAGACCAGATTGTTGTGCTCGATTCGGGCAGTAGCGATGAGACGGAAAGCCTCGCCCGTGCGGCGGGCGTTCGCTTTGAGCAAACCAGCGACTGGCCAGGCTTTGGCATCCAGAAAAACCGGGCGATCGCCCTACTGGACACCGACTGGGTGCTGGCGCTCGATACCGATGAAATTGTCAGCCCAGAGCTGGCACAAGCGATTCGTCACGCCATCGCCGAGCCGCAAGCGGATGTCTATCGGCTGGAACGCCGCTCGGCTTTTTGCGGGCAATGGGTTGCGCACAGCGGCTGGAATAATGACTGGGTGGCGCGGCTATTCAAACGCGGCGCGGCGCATTATTCGGATGATCTGGTACACGAACGCCTCGTCCACAGCGCAGCGGCGCAGCCGCTGACGGGCAAGCTATTGCATTACTCGTATGACGATTTTGAAACCGTGCTGAACAAAATCAACAGCTATTCCAGCGCGGGCGCGGCGCAGCGTTTTGCCAAGGGTAAGCAGGCCAGTTTGGGCATGGCCATCCTGCGCGGACTATGGGCTTTTTGGCGCACCTACCTGCTCAAGCGCGGCTTTCTGGATGGCCGGGCTGGCTTTCTGATTGCGCTGATGAATGCCGAAACCACTTTCTACCGCTTTGTAAAGCTAGAGCAACTAGGCAGGGTATCTGCCCACAGCAAAGAGCAATAA
- a CDS encoding O-antigen ligase family protein produces the protein MQIKPSSWNIGLIHCLMFLFPAVLVTVPKSYGVIAASLILLALIKGRCRLSGLSKQDILFIALILIYPAYLLLDLLFHRGEWGGVDYALRALICVILLLFWREQTIKPRYMMAGMVVGAVWGLGLALYQLQYCVSDVLFLAGQANQAFYCGDDQGRPGGMTNPIPFAQIMAVYAMVLLIWRNQLPRFCWVLGVVCAGLTLFLSGTRGAMLGFMVVAFALPLFMVRWNVKKLIAALAFLLLGMFGVASSGWMQQTIRITEFKADMSRYEQGDANTSSGIRLMLWQQAWQAFQEKPLLGLGSGRFSAYLAERVEQKQAPAYLAQFGHAHNQYLETLANNGALGLAALLLSMLGSAYLFMRRAIERQGAARAAACSGGAMVGMMLVFNLTQPMYAHHITAVFYFLMLAVFWHLSGQQDTSDSVA, from the coding sequence ATGCAGATTAAGCCTTCTAGCTGGAACATCGGGTTGATTCATTGTCTGATGTTCCTGTTCCCTGCCGTGCTGGTCACGGTGCCAAAATCCTACGGTGTGATTGCCGCGAGCCTGATTTTGCTTGCCTTGATCAAGGGCCGTTGCCGCCTTTCAGGGCTGAGTAAACAGGATATTTTATTCATTGCGCTGATACTGATTTACCCCGCTTATTTATTGCTGGATCTGCTGTTTCACCGCGGTGAATGGGGTGGGGTTGATTACGCCTTGCGCGCATTGATTTGCGTGATTTTGCTGCTGTTTTGGCGAGAGCAGACTATCAAGCCGCGATATATGATGGCCGGGATGGTGGTAGGGGCAGTTTGGGGGCTGGGGCTGGCTTTATATCAGCTGCAGTATTGCGTGTCTGACGTTCTATTTTTAGCTGGGCAGGCTAATCAGGCTTTTTATTGTGGTGATGATCAGGGGCGGCCCGGGGGAATGACCAACCCGATCCCGTTTGCACAAATCATGGCCGTTTATGCGATGGTGCTGCTGATCTGGCGCAATCAATTGCCGCGATTCTGCTGGGTATTGGGCGTAGTGTGTGCCGGATTAACGCTGTTTTTATCCGGTACCCGTGGTGCCATGCTGGGGTTTATGGTGGTGGCGTTTGCCTTGCCCCTATTTATGGTGCGCTGGAATGTGAAAAAGTTGATTGCAGCTCTGGCCTTCTTGCTACTGGGGATGTTTGGGGTGGCCAGCTCGGGCTGGATGCAGCAAACAATCCGCATTACCGAATTCAAGGCCGACATGAGCCGCTATGAGCAGGGAGATGCCAATACATCGTCAGGGATCAGGCTGATGCTATGGCAACAAGCCTGGCAGGCTTTTCAGGAAAAGCCACTGCTAGGGTTGGGCAGCGGCCGCTTTTCTGCTTACCTAGCGGAGCGGGTCGAGCAAAAGCAGGCTCCTGCCTATCTGGCTCAGTTTGGGCATGCCCATAATCAATATCTGGAAACACTTGCCAATAATGGGGCGCTGGGGCTGGCGGCTTTGCTGCTGTCAATGCTCGGTAGCGCCTATCTGTTTATGCGGCGAGCCATTGAGCGGCAGGGGGCGGCTAGGGCAGCTGCATGTTCGGGCGGTGCGATGGTCGGCATGATGCTGGTTTTCAATCTGACCCAACCCATGTACGCCCACCATATTACGGCTGTGTTTTACTTTCTGATGCTGGCTGTGTTCTGGCACCTGTCCGGGCAGCAGGACACGAGCGATTCGGTGGCGTAA
- a CDS encoding glycosyltransferase has protein sequence MRSSSVLRIVLVVDQPVPVAKYGGTERMVVWMAQLLLRLGHQLILVAPSSSALPGVTHWPANTQAQARQILLQHQGQYDLVHLHGWYGAGEGLPAVATLHGNMQLNESFPLPNWVCISADHARRHGRRTFVHNGLPVDEYPFNAIAQRQALFFSKVKRKSKGIARTLKMARQSGWQLDVAGGRRLDLIKAGGLLDSLSPKIHFHGEVGGVRKLALLQQAAFMVFPIEWDEPFGLAVVESMLCGTPVLASPRGSMPELIVNGVSGQLCQSDADFAQAAENVPHLDRVRCRQFAADTFPIERCVARYLELYHRVLQGEVLS, from the coding sequence ATGCGTTCTTCATCCGTATTGCGTATTGTCCTTGTCGTTGATCAGCCTGTGCCGGTTGCCAAATATGGTGGCACCGAGCGGATGGTGGTCTGGATGGCACAGCTACTGTTACGCCTAGGCCATCAGCTGATCCTCGTTGCGCCATCAAGTTCGGCGCTGCCTGGTGTTACGCACTGGCCAGCCAATACGCAGGCTCAGGCGCGCCAGATTTTATTGCAGCACCAGGGGCAATATGACCTGGTTCATCTGCATGGCTGGTACGGCGCAGGCGAAGGTTTGCCCGCTGTGGCCACTTTACATGGCAATATGCAATTGAATGAGTCATTTCCATTGCCCAACTGGGTGTGCATCAGTGCCGATCATGCTCGCCGTCATGGGCGGCGCACTTTTGTGCATAATGGTTTGCCGGTGGATGAATACCCGTTTAATGCCATCGCGCAACGTCAGGCCTTGTTTTTCTCCAAGGTCAAACGCAAAAGCAAAGGGATTGCCCGTACATTGAAAATGGCGCGGCAATCAGGTTGGCAGCTTGATGTTGCTGGTGGGCGTCGGCTCGATTTAATCAAGGCCGGGGGCTTGCTCGATAGCCTGTCACCGAAAATCCATTTTCATGGCGAAGTGGGTGGTGTGCGAAAGCTGGCTTTGCTGCAGCAGGCCGCGTTTATGGTTTTTCCAATTGAATGGGATGAGCCTTTTGGCCTCGCAGTTGTAGAATCAATGCTCTGCGGCACACCGGTGCTGGCCAGCCCGCGTGGTTCCATGCCCGAGCTGATTGTGAATGGTGTTTCAGGTCAGCTGTGCCAGAGCGATGCCGATTTTGCCCAGGCAGCCGAAAATGTCCCGCACCTGGATCGGGTGCGGTGTCGGCAGTTTGCGGCCGATACCTTTCCGATAGAGCGCTGTGTTGCGCGCTATCTTGAGCTTTATCATCGTGTATTGCAGGGCGAAGTATTAAGTTAA
- the metX gene encoding homoserine O-succinyltransferase MetX, whose protein sequence is MSNDSVGIVIPQKIEFNEPITLSSGAVLPRYELMVETYGELNADKSNAILICHALSGHHHIAGKHAESDKAAGWWDNMVGPGKPIDTNKFFVIGLNNLGGCHGSTGPSSTNPETGAPYGSAFPVVLVRDWVETQARLADRLGIKQFAAIIGGSLGGMQALRWSITYPERVRHALVIASAPKLTAQNIAFNDVARQAIITDPEFHGGDFYQHGVVPRRGLRLARMLGHITYLSDDGMGEKFGRMLRSGEYKYGYEVEFEIESYLRYQGDKFSTMFDANTYLLMTKALDYFDPARHYGGSLAEAMRQAQAKFLVVSFTSDWRFAPSRSREIVKALLDADRTVSYAEIESQHGHDAFLMEDAPYMAVMRAYLNNVAKEIA, encoded by the coding sequence ATGTCTAATGACAGTGTCGGAATTGTAATTCCGCAAAAAATCGAATTTAACGAGCCCATCACGCTTTCCTCCGGCGCAGTGTTGCCGCGCTACGAGCTGATGGTGGAAACCTATGGCGAACTTAACGCCGATAAATCCAACGCCATCCTGATCTGCCATGCCTTATCGGGCCACCATCACATCGCCGGCAAGCATGCCGAGAGCGATAAAGCCGCGGGCTGGTGGGACAATATGGTGGGTCCTGGCAAGCCGATTGATACCAACAAATTCTTCGTCATTGGCCTCAATAATCTGGGTGGCTGTCATGGCTCGACGGGGCCGTCGAGCACCAATCCGGAAACCGGCGCGCCGTATGGCTCGGCTTTCCCGGTGGTGCTGGTGCGCGATTGGGTCGAAACTCAGGCGCGCTTGGCCGATCGCTTGGGGATTAAACAGTTCGCCGCGATTATTGGCGGCAGCCTGGGGGGCATGCAGGCTTTGCGCTGGTCGATCACGTATCCCGAGCGAGTTCGACATGCTTTGGTGATTGCGTCGGCGCCAAAACTGACTGCGCAGAATATCGCATTTAACGACGTCGCGCGTCAGGCGATTATTACCGACCCCGAATTTCACGGTGGCGATTTTTACCAACATGGCGTCGTGCCACGTCGCGGCCTGCGTTTAGCGCGGATGTTGGGGCATATTACTTATTTATCCGACGACGGCATGGGCGAGAAGTTTGGCCGCATGCTGCGCAGCGGCGAGTATAAATACGGCTATGAAGTCGAGTTCGAAATCGAATCCTACCTGCGCTATCAGGGCGATAAGTTTTCGACGATGTTCGACGCCAATACTTATTTGCTGATGACCAAGGCGCTCGATTATTTTGACCCGGCTCGTCATTACGGCGGTAGTTTGGCCGAGGCGATGCGTCAGGCGCAGGCGAAATTCCTCGTCGTTTCGTTTACCTCCGATTGGCGCTTCGCGCCGTCGCGTTCGCGCGAGATTGTCAAAGCCTTGCTTGATGCCGATCGCACCGTGTCGTACGCCGAAATCGAATCGCAACACGGCCACGATGCTTTCCTGATGGAAGACGCGCCGTATATGGCGGTGATGCGGGCTTATCTGAATAATGTGGCGAAGGAGATCGCGTAA